A DNA window from Xanthomonas campestris pv. campestris str. ATCC 33913 contains the following coding sequences:
- a CDS encoding fimbrial biogenesis chaperone, which produces MAGAWPLTRWLATVLAAGMLLVTSTQAVAAEITIAPTTARIPADADQATVWLYNQAGKPWRAEAKLYRWRQDGEREVLEPAITATVSPSQFEIPSQGRQLLRVIRLGPSPATTEDSYRLVVTQHANGDEPELLRYSTPVFALPSQSGEVHPQLHASLAPSGAGRALSVHNAGIGHARLADLAYIDASGTRLSIRNDLAGYVLPGQTRRWTLPASLPAGKGRFVARINGDTESTLVLEP; this is translated from the coding sequence ATGGCCGGCGCCTGGCCACTGACGCGTTGGCTTGCCACGGTTCTGGCCGCTGGCATGCTCCTGGTCACGTCCACCCAGGCCGTTGCCGCCGAGATCACAATCGCACCGACCACGGCGCGCATCCCCGCCGATGCCGACCAGGCCACCGTGTGGCTGTACAACCAGGCCGGCAAACCGTGGCGTGCAGAGGCAAAGCTGTATCGCTGGCGTCAGGACGGCGAGCGCGAGGTGCTTGAACCGGCCATCACTGCCACCGTCAGCCCCAGCCAGTTCGAAATTCCCAGCCAGGGCCGCCAGCTGCTGCGGGTGATCCGGCTCGGCCCCAGCCCGGCCACCACCGAAGACAGCTACCGCCTGGTGGTGACCCAGCACGCCAATGGCGATGAGCCAGAACTGCTGCGCTACTCCACGCCGGTATTCGCCCTGCCCAGCCAGTCGGGCGAGGTGCACCCGCAGTTGCACGCCAGCCTGGCCCCGTCCGGCGCCGGCCGGGCCTTGAGCGTGCACAATGCCGGCATCGGCCATGCCCGCCTGGCCGACCTGGCTTATATCGATGCCAGCGGTACCCGGTTGAGCATTCGCAACGACCTGGCCGGCTACGTCCTGCCCGGGCAGACCCGACGCTGGACGCTGCCGGCCAGCCTGCCCGCCGGCAAGGGCCGCTTCGTGGCCCGTATCAATGGCGACACCGAGAGCACCCTGGTGCTGGAGCCATGA
- a CDS encoding Csu type fimbrial protein — MSLTGLGRLLFALAIATLWLAPSQRAHADTNCTVTLGTPLAFGNVAANGTTDAVATLNVSCATAALSVLGYAHVSLCLDLGPGSASAGLYAPRRMLNPTSDSLDFQIYSEATRTQVWGATGSTTPSPRVLTLSYGVPLITGGSQTTSVTLYGRIPANQTLSVGNHTSTFSGADTVLRYAYTESLIGIPPAPSSCTAGGSGAKTASNAFPFTASANVPARCNTYVTTDLDFGTIAGSITSNIDRTSTVSLSCTNRTAWNIGLGNGVNASGSTRRMRQASSSNYITYELYRDAARSNRWGTTIGTDTLNGTGNGVAQTVTVYGRAPSPQLPAAGAYTDTVTVSITY; from the coding sequence ATGAGCCTGACAGGCCTTGGCCGTTTGTTGTTCGCGCTGGCGATTGCCACGCTGTGGCTGGCCCCAAGCCAGCGCGCGCACGCGGACACAAACTGCACCGTCACGCTCGGCACGCCGCTGGCGTTTGGCAACGTGGCCGCCAACGGCACCACCGACGCGGTGGCAACGCTCAACGTGTCTTGTGCAACTGCCGCGCTCAGCGTCCTGGGCTATGCGCACGTGAGCCTGTGCCTGGATCTGGGCCCCGGCAGCGCCAGTGCCGGACTGTATGCGCCGCGCCGCATGCTCAACCCCACCAGCGACAGCCTGGATTTCCAGATCTACTCCGAGGCGACCCGTACCCAGGTCTGGGGGGCCACTGGCTCGACGACGCCCTCGCCGCGCGTACTGACACTTTCGTACGGGGTACCGCTGATCACCGGCGGCTCGCAGACCACGTCGGTCACGCTGTACGGCCGCATTCCAGCCAATCAGACCCTGTCGGTGGGCAACCACACCAGCACTTTCAGTGGCGCCGACACCGTGCTGCGGTATGCCTATACCGAAAGCCTCATCGGCATTCCGCCGGCCCCCAGCAGTTGCACGGCCGGCGGCAGCGGCGCCAAGACCGCCAGCAACGCCTTCCCGTTCACCGCCTCGGCCAACGTGCCCGCCCGCTGCAATACCTACGTCACCACCGACCTGGACTTCGGCACCATCGCCGGCAGCATTACCAGCAACATCGACCGCACCTCCACCGTCAGCCTGTCGTGCACCAACCGGACCGCGTGGAACATCGGCCTGGGCAACGGCGTGAATGCCAGCGGCAGCACCCGCCGAATGCGCCAGGCCAGCAGCAGCAACTACATCACCTACGAGCTCTACCGCGATGCGGCGCGCAGCAACCGCTGGGGCACCACCATCGGCACCGACACCCTGAATGGCACCGGCAACGGCGTCGCCCAGACGGTCACCGTCTATGGGCGTGCGCCGTCGCCACAGCTACCGGCCGCTGGCGCCTATACCGATACGGTGACCGTCTCGATCACTTACTGA
- a CDS encoding fimbria/pilus outer membrane usher protein, with product MTLLAAAIGLQNTAAADLADVASLPDPAPQTGVLAAQTLYLDVSVNQADRGLAPFELVDGNLRASVQTLRKLGFILDGQAPEALVDLDRMPDVEVRYDAALQRLALQVPLAQLSLSTTVLKSEEVAPPSATASPGALLNYDLYANRNAGASSVSLATELRGFGLGRGMVESTAVFQTYNRAQDRGWRGEAVRLDSAWQMDFPDTATSLRVGDFYSGFVDWSRSIRLGGIQIGRNYALQPYRVLTPTPSFLGEAAVPSTVELYVDGLRQYSGQVPAGPFQLAAQPGISGTGQAQIVVTDAFGRVRRLDFAFYGTPQLLARGISEWSAGIGQVRRDYGVRSFSYDSRPVASASLRKGVREDFTIEAHAEAGGGLVNAGAGGIWLLGVGGVFNVAYAHSQMGGLHGGQYVLGYAWNNRRFNLNFATQRTHGDYRDLGALQGSLPASVSDRAVFGVNVNPLGSLGTSYVRLSYPQGDTSRYASVFWSRSFGRNWAANLSGNQNLDLRRDRSLYLSLSTTFGGIRQASASMQRNGNRTGFVADVSQPLPGDGDLGGVGWRLQARAGDDASGGLAELGWLNRVGRYSLGAATQDGDTFGYASASGSLVWMNGRGFAARDVQDAFAVVSTDGQPGIPVRLENRLIGVTDAKGMLLVTPLQSWQRNQLSIDTLALPANLRVDRVDTTVTPRQQSGVAVRFGITPVRAAMIVLHDAQGVPLPVGSVVWREGDAERVVVGYDGETYLENLQQENRILVDLPDGRCSAQFTYPVNPTDIPRVGPLPCIAEPAP from the coding sequence ATGACGCTGCTTGCCGCCGCCATCGGTCTGCAGAACACGGCAGCCGCCGATCTGGCAGATGTGGCGTCCTTGCCGGATCCTGCACCGCAGACCGGTGTCTTGGCCGCGCAGACCTTGTATCTGGATGTCAGCGTCAACCAAGCCGATCGCGGCCTGGCACCGTTCGAGCTGGTGGATGGAAATTTGCGTGCGTCGGTGCAGACCTTGCGCAAACTCGGCTTCATCCTGGACGGTCAAGCGCCCGAGGCGCTGGTCGACCTGGACCGCATGCCCGACGTCGAAGTGCGTTATGACGCCGCCCTGCAGCGGCTGGCCCTGCAGGTCCCGCTGGCGCAGCTCTCGCTGTCCACCACGGTGTTGAAGAGTGAGGAAGTCGCTCCGCCCAGTGCCACCGCCTCGCCGGGCGCGCTGCTCAACTACGACCTGTATGCCAACCGCAACGCGGGGGCCAGCAGCGTCTCGCTGGCCACCGAACTGCGCGGCTTCGGTCTGGGCCGGGGCATGGTCGAAAGCACGGCCGTGTTCCAGACCTACAACCGCGCGCAAGACCGCGGCTGGCGCGGCGAAGCCGTACGCCTGGACAGCGCCTGGCAGATGGATTTCCCCGACACCGCCACCAGCCTGCGGGTGGGCGATTTTTATAGCGGCTTCGTCGACTGGAGCCGGTCGATCCGCCTGGGCGGTATCCAGATCGGCCGCAACTACGCCCTGCAGCCGTATCGCGTGCTGACCCCGACGCCCAGCTTTCTCGGCGAAGCCGCGGTGCCGTCGACGGTGGAGCTGTACGTCGATGGCCTGCGCCAATACAGCGGCCAGGTCCCGGCCGGCCCGTTCCAGCTCGCCGCACAGCCCGGCATCAGCGGCACCGGCCAGGCGCAGATCGTGGTGACCGATGCGTTCGGCCGCGTGCGCCGGCTGGATTTCGCGTTCTACGGCACTCCGCAGCTGCTGGCGCGCGGCATCTCCGAGTGGTCGGCTGGCATCGGCCAAGTGCGTCGCGATTACGGCGTGCGCTCGTTTTCTTACGACAGCCGGCCGGTGGCCAGTGCCAGCCTGCGCAAGGGCGTGCGCGAGGATTTCACCATCGAGGCGCATGCCGAAGCCGGCGGCGGCCTGGTCAATGCCGGCGCCGGTGGCATCTGGTTGCTTGGTGTCGGCGGCGTGTTCAACGTGGCCTACGCGCACAGCCAGATGGGCGGCTTGCACGGTGGCCAATACGTGCTGGGCTACGCCTGGAACAACCGCCGCTTCAATCTCAACTTCGCCACCCAGCGCACCCATGGCGACTATCGTGACCTGGGCGCCCTGCAGGGCAGCCTGCCGGCGAGCGTCAGCGACCGCGCGGTGTTCGGTGTCAACGTCAACCCGCTCGGCTCGCTCGGCACCAGCTACGTCCGGCTGAGCTATCCGCAGGGCGACACCTCGCGCTACGCCAGCGTGTTCTGGTCGCGCAGCTTCGGCCGCAACTGGGCCGCCAACCTGTCCGGCAACCAGAACCTGGATCTGCGCCGCGACCGCAGCCTGTATCTGTCGCTCTCCACCACCTTCGGCGGAATCCGCCAGGCCAGCGCTTCGATGCAGCGCAACGGCAACCGCACCGGCTTTGTGGCCGATGTCAGCCAACCGCTGCCGGGTGACGGCGACCTGGGCGGTGTGGGCTGGCGCCTGCAGGCACGCGCCGGCGACGACGCCAGCGGCGGGCTGGCGGAACTGGGCTGGTTGAACCGCGTCGGTCGCTACAGCCTGGGCGCTGCCACGCAGGACGGCGACACCTTCGGCTATGCCAGCGCCAGCGGCAGCCTGGTCTGGATGAACGGGCGCGGTTTCGCCGCGCGTGACGTGCAGGATGCGTTCGCGGTGGTTTCCACCGATGGCCAGCCGGGCATCCCGGTGCGCCTGGAAAACCGCCTGATCGGCGTGACCGACGCCAAGGGCATGTTGCTGGTGACCCCGCTGCAGTCGTGGCAACGCAATCAGCTGTCGATCGATACGCTGGCACTGCCGGCCAACCTGCGCGTGGACCGGGTAGACACCACGGTGACCCCGCGCCAGCAATCCGGCGTGGCGGTGCGCTTCGGCATTACGCCCGTGCGTGCAGCCATGATCGTGCTGCACGACGCGCAAGGTGTGCCGTTGCCGGTCGGCAGCGTGGTATGGCGCGAGGGCGATGCCGAACGCGTGGTGGTCGGGTACGACGGCGAAACCTATCTGGAGAATCTGCAGCAGGAGAACCGCATCCTGGTCGACCTGCCCGACGGCCGCTGCAGCGCGCAGTTCACCTACCCGGTCAATCCCACCGACATCCCGCGCGTCGGCCCGCTGCCGTGCATCGCAGAGCCGGCGCCATGA
- a CDS encoding fimbrial biogenesis chaperone has translation MPLSLLSPLRPLLLLALSGLCLATQSTTVRAASLQLAPTSLTLTAQQSADGLWLSNSGSAPVQVQTRAYRWTQREGQDQLDPTQELLISPPMRTLAAGERQLIRVIRAGPPPRGEEVCYRIIVDELPSVDADRNGMQFVLRYSVPIFVLPPGIAAPTPRLDTQLVAGSDGNAQIQIRNTGNGHAQVADLRHLIDGKAKTELNGLVGYVLPGQTMRWSLGAPLAQFGRGAITARINGEADERTLLAAP, from the coding sequence ATGCCGCTATCGCTGCTTTCGCCACTGCGTCCGTTGTTGTTGCTGGCTTTGTCCGGCCTTTGCCTGGCTACCCAGTCGACCACAGTGCGCGCCGCCAGCCTGCAATTGGCGCCCACCTCGCTCACGCTGACCGCCCAGCAGAGCGCCGATGGATTGTGGCTGAGCAACAGCGGCAGCGCGCCGGTGCAGGTGCAGACCCGCGCCTACCGCTGGACCCAGCGCGAAGGCCAGGATCAGCTCGATCCCACCCAGGAACTGCTGATCAGCCCACCCATGCGCACGCTGGCCGCTGGCGAGCGGCAGTTGATCCGCGTGATCCGCGCCGGGCCGCCGCCACGTGGTGAAGAGGTGTGCTACCGCATCATTGTCGACGAACTGCCCAGCGTCGACGCAGACCGCAACGGCATGCAGTTCGTGCTGCGTTACTCGGTGCCGATCTTCGTGCTACCGCCCGGCATCGCCGCGCCCACGCCGCGGCTGGACACGCAACTGGTGGCCGGCAGCGACGGCAACGCGCAGATCCAGATCCGCAACACCGGCAACGGCCATGCACAGGTGGCCGATCTGCGGCACCTGATCGATGGCAAGGCCAAGACGGAGTTGAACGGACTGGTGGGCTACGTCCTGCCCGGCCAGACCATGCGCTGGTCGCTCGGCGCGCCGCTGGCACAGTTTGGCCGCGGCGCCATCACCGCAAGGATCAATGGTGAGGCTGACGAACGCACCCTGCTGGCCGCGCCGTGA
- a CDS encoding Csu type fimbrial protein — translation MRNVRPVLLSLGLLSTVGIATAADTTTFNVKIAVTKACTITAASATDVDFGSVLSTSTANADANGSVTAQCTALTPYNIALSAGSNAGTANDVTTRRMKNTDALVTTNNFVAYQLYQDLGRSTVWGSTSGTNTLSRTATGINQIYPVYGRVTNPSAGNPATGTYQDTITATIIY, via the coding sequence ATGCGTAATGTCCGCCCTGTCTTACTCTCTCTCGGCCTGCTCTCGACCGTCGGCATCGCGACAGCAGCAGACACCACCACCTTCAACGTCAAGATTGCCGTGACCAAGGCCTGCACCATCACCGCGGCATCGGCCACGGACGTCGACTTCGGCTCGGTGCTATCCACCTCTACCGCCAATGCCGATGCAAACGGCAGCGTCACCGCTCAGTGCACCGCATTGACGCCTTACAACATCGCCCTGAGCGCGGGTAGCAATGCCGGGACGGCCAACGATGTGACCACCCGCCGCATGAAGAACACCGATGCACTGGTCACCACCAACAACTTCGTCGCTTATCAGCTCTACCAGGACCTGGGCCGCAGCACAGTGTGGGGCAGCACCAGCGGCACCAATACGCTGAGCCGCACCGCCACCGGCATCAATCAGATCTACCCGGTGTACGGCCGCGTGACCAACCCGTCCGCCGGCAACCCAGCCACTGGTACCTACCAAGACACCATCACCGCCACGATCATCTATTGA
- the map gene encoding type I methionyl aminopeptidase, protein MSVNLKTKEEIELMRVAGRLAAEVLDVVAPHVKPGVTTAELDRICHDHIVNVQGTIPANVGYRGFPKSVCTSVNNVICHGIPSAAKVLKEGDIVNIDVTVIKDGWHGDTSRMYYVGTPSVMAKRLVETTYEAMWRGIRAVKPGATLGDVGHAIQKFAEAERFSVVRDYCGHGIGKVYHDEPQVMHYGRPGEGLVLKPGMTFTIEPMINEGTYHHKTLPDGWTVVTKDRKLSAQWEHMVAVTEDGVDVLTLSPNASAPA, encoded by the coding sequence ATGAGCGTCAATCTGAAAACCAAAGAAGAAATCGAACTGATGCGCGTCGCCGGCCGTCTGGCCGCCGAGGTGCTCGACGTGGTGGCCCCGCATGTGAAACCAGGCGTGACCACTGCCGAGCTGGACCGCATCTGCCACGACCACATCGTCAATGTGCAGGGCACCATCCCGGCCAATGTCGGCTACCGCGGCTTTCCCAAGAGCGTGTGCACCTCGGTCAACAACGTGATCTGCCACGGCATCCCGAGCGCGGCCAAGGTCCTGAAGGAAGGCGACATCGTCAATATCGATGTCACCGTCATCAAGGACGGCTGGCATGGCGATACCAGCCGCATGTATTACGTGGGCACGCCGTCGGTGATGGCCAAGCGCCTGGTGGAAACCACTTACGAGGCAATGTGGCGCGGCATCCGTGCGGTCAAGCCGGGCGCGACGCTGGGCGATGTCGGCCATGCCATCCAGAAATTCGCCGAGGCCGAGCGCTTCAGCGTGGTGCGCGATTACTGCGGCCACGGGATCGGCAAGGTCTATCACGACGAACCGCAGGTGATGCATTACGGCCGGCCGGGCGAGGGCCTGGTGCTCAAGCCGGGCATGACCTTCACCATCGAGCCGATGATCAACGAAGGCACCTATCACCATAAGACCCTGCCGGACGGCTGGACCGTGGTGACCAAGGACCGCAAGTTGTCCGCGCAGTGGGAACACATGGTGGCGGTGACCGAAGACGGCGTGGATGTGCTGACGCTGTCGCCCAACGCCTCCGCGCCGGCATGA
- a CDS encoding [protein-PII] uridylyltransferase, whose amino-acid sequence MTATPADRPDPGVAGDADWAAEARPLLVHADMRLCKRFDQGEPTERLLALRARAVDQLMRNAWTRCIPADAGLSLHAVGGYGRGELFPRSDVDLLVLGETAAQQRHEQALARLFALLWDVGLPISHAVRSPAQCTSAAADQTVLTALIESRPLVADAQARAALAAAIAPQQVWPPRAFFQAKREELHARHQRFGDTADNLEPDIKDGPGGLRDLQTLGWMALRAFGVKDLEALVGLGHVGMDEAAALRREREELARLRYGLHLVANRPEERLRFDYQKTLAERLGFADDPESLGVEKMMQRFYRSAALIRRISDRLLQRFEEQFDGEAVPVQLDAGFSLRRGYLTADADTWPDGDVVQVFALFAQWAAHREVRGLHSLTARALAEVLRDLPAYDVADAIARDRFMALLRGPRAVETLNRMARLGVLGQWIPAFASVSGRMQFDLFHVYTVDQHTLMVLRNIALFAAGRADERFSITHEVWPRLRKPELLLLAGLFHDIAKGRGGDHSELGAVDARAFCLAHRLSEGDTELVTWLVEQHLRMSVTAQKQDISDPEVIHRFATLVGTRERLDYLYLLTCADIAGTSPKLWNAWKDRLLADLYFAARRALREGLEHPPPREERLREARESARTLMQAQGHDDATIDRQFAGMPDENFLRFRPEQLAWQAASLIEVQIGQTLVKARRAVPDNDALEVFVYSPDRDGLFSAIVATLDRKGYGIHRARVLDAPHDAIFDVFEVLPQDSSADGDPQRLAAALRQVLAGDLLKVRPSRRAVPRQLRHFRFAPRVEFSESAGGRRTRISLVAPDRPGLLADVAHVLRMQHLRVHDARIATFGERAEDQFQITDEHDRPLPDAARQALRDALCACLDPT is encoded by the coding sequence ATGACCGCAACGCCGGCGGACCGACCCGATCCGGGCGTCGCCGGCGACGCCGACTGGGCCGCCGAGGCCCGGCCGCTGCTGGTGCATGCGGACATGCGACTGTGCAAGCGCTTCGACCAGGGCGAGCCGACCGAGCGCCTGCTCGCCTTGCGCGCGCGCGCCGTCGATCAATTGATGCGCAATGCGTGGACGCGCTGTATCCCCGCCGACGCCGGGCTGTCCTTGCATGCGGTGGGTGGCTACGGGCGCGGTGAACTGTTTCCGCGTTCGGATGTGGACCTGCTGGTACTGGGCGAGACCGCTGCGCAACAACGCCACGAGCAGGCGCTGGCGCGCTTGTTTGCGTTGTTGTGGGACGTGGGCCTGCCAATCAGCCATGCGGTGCGTTCCCCCGCGCAATGCACGAGTGCGGCCGCTGACCAGACCGTGCTCACCGCACTGATCGAATCGCGCCCGCTGGTGGCCGATGCGCAGGCGCGTGCGGCGCTGGCCGCAGCGATCGCGCCGCAGCAGGTGTGGCCGCCGCGCGCGTTCTTCCAGGCCAAGCGCGAGGAACTACACGCGCGGCATCAGCGCTTCGGCGACACCGCCGACAACCTGGAACCGGACATCAAGGACGGCCCCGGCGGCCTGCGCGACCTGCAGACGCTGGGCTGGATGGCCTTGCGCGCGTTCGGGGTCAAGGACCTGGAAGCGCTGGTCGGGCTGGGCCATGTCGGCATGGACGAAGCGGCCGCATTGCGGCGCGAACGCGAAGAGCTCGCGCGCCTGCGCTACGGCTTGCACCTGGTCGCCAACCGGCCGGAAGAACGCCTGCGCTTCGATTACCAGAAGACCCTGGCCGAGCGGCTGGGCTTTGCCGACGACCCGGAAAGCCTGGGCGTGGAAAAGATGATGCAGCGCTTTTATCGCAGCGCTGCGTTGATTCGCCGGATCAGCGACCGCCTGCTGCAGCGCTTCGAAGAGCAGTTCGATGGCGAAGCGGTGCCGGTGCAACTGGACGCCGGTTTCAGCCTGCGCCGCGGCTATCTCACCGCCGATGCCGACACCTGGCCGGATGGCGATGTGGTGCAGGTGTTTGCGTTGTTCGCGCAATGGGCGGCCCACCGCGAGGTGCGCGGGCTGCATTCGTTGACTGCGCGCGCGCTGGCCGAAGTGTTGCGCGATCTACCTGCGTACGACGTTGCCGACGCCATCGCGCGCGACCGGTTCATGGCGCTGCTGCGCGGCCCGCGTGCGGTGGAAACACTCAATCGCATGGCGCGGCTGGGCGTGCTTGGCCAGTGGATTCCCGCGTTCGCCAGTGTGTCCGGGCGCATGCAGTTCGACCTGTTCCATGTCTACACGGTAGATCAGCACACCTTGATGGTGCTGCGGAACATCGCGCTGTTTGCCGCCGGCCGCGCCGACGAGCGTTTTTCGATCACCCATGAAGTCTGGCCGCGCCTGCGCAAGCCGGAGCTGTTGTTGCTGGCGGGGTTGTTCCATGACATTGCCAAAGGCCGCGGCGGCGACCATTCCGAACTCGGCGCGGTGGATGCGCGCGCGTTCTGCCTGGCGCATCGGTTGAGCGAAGGCGATACCGAGCTCGTCACGTGGCTGGTGGAGCAGCACCTGCGCATGTCGGTCACCGCGCAGAAGCAGGACATCTCCGACCCGGAGGTGATTCACCGCTTTGCCACGTTGGTGGGCACGCGCGAGCGCCTGGATTACCTGTATCTGCTGACCTGTGCCGACATCGCCGGCACCAGCCCCAAACTGTGGAATGCCTGGAAGGACCGGTTGCTGGCGGATCTGTATTTCGCCGCACGCCGCGCCTTGCGCGAAGGTCTGGAACACCCGCCGCCGCGTGAGGAACGCCTGCGCGAAGCGCGCGAATCCGCACGCACGCTGATGCAGGCGCAAGGCCATGACGATGCCACCATCGATCGCCAGTTTGCGGGCATGCCGGACGAGAATTTCCTGCGTTTCCGGCCCGAGCAATTGGCCTGGCAAGCGGCCTCGTTGATCGAGGTGCAGATCGGCCAGACGCTGGTCAAGGCGCGCCGCGCGGTGCCCGACAACGACGCGCTGGAAGTGTTCGTGTATTCGCCCGACCGCGATGGATTATTTTCGGCGATCGTGGCCACGCTGGACCGCAAGGGCTACGGCATCCACCGCGCCCGCGTGCTGGACGCGCCACACGATGCGATCTTCGACGTGTTCGAAGTGCTGCCGCAGGACAGTTCCGCCGATGGCGACCCGCAGCGCCTGGCCGCCGCCCTGCGCCAGGTACTGGCGGGCGATCTGCTCAAAGTGCGCCCGTCACGGCGCGCGGTGCCGCGTCAGTTGCGGCATTTCCGCTTCGCCCCGCGGGTGGAATTCAGCGAAAGTGCCGGTGGCAGGCGCACCCGCATCAGCCTGGTGGCGCCTGACCGCCCGGGCCTGCTGGCCGACGTGGCGCACGTGTTACGCATGCAGCACCTGCGCGTGCACGACGCCCGCATTGCCACCTTCGGCGAGCGCGCCGAAGACCAGTTCCAGATCACCGACGAGCACGATCGCCCGTTGCCCGATGCTGCCCGGCAGGCGCTACGCGATGCGCTGTGCGCCTGTCTCGACCCCACCTGA
- the dapD gene encoding 2,3,4,5-tetrahydropyridine-2,6-dicarboxylate N-succinyltransferase has product MSTKKPARTPRATPASAAAKRASSATPKRAAASKAAAPKKPATKPAASTAAVAKQSARRNATAAPAQPKQAATKAPRVAKKATTVVAAPAAKKAAAAKKLPIAKKAVQPTAQVSSDELKFGIESAFERRAALTIDEIEGSTRAIVNRVIDGLESGEFRVAEPDGQGGWTVNEWLKKAVLLYFRVNEMAVIDAQPAPFWDKVESRFAGFHEAEFRQAGVRVVPGAVARRGSYFGKDVVLMPSFTNIGAYVGEGTMVDTWATVGSCAQIGKHCHLSGGAGIGGVLEPLQASPTIIEDHCFIGARSEVVEGVVIGHHSVIGMGVFISQSTRIYNRATGEISYGYVPPYSVVVSGQLPSKDGSHSLYCAVIVKQVDARTRSKTSVNELLRGLAD; this is encoded by the coding sequence ATGAGCACCAAGAAGCCTGCGCGCACGCCGCGCGCGACTCCCGCCAGCGCAGCCGCCAAGCGCGCATCTTCCGCAACGCCCAAGCGCGCGGCCGCGTCCAAGGCTGCAGCCCCCAAGAAGCCGGCAACCAAGCCGGCCGCCAGCACCGCTGCCGTCGCCAAGCAGAGCGCGCGCCGTAACGCCACCGCCGCGCCAGCGCAGCCGAAGCAAGCGGCCACCAAGGCGCCGCGCGTTGCCAAGAAGGCGACCACCGTGGTGGCTGCACCGGCCGCCAAGAAGGCCGCAGCGGCCAAGAAGCTGCCGATCGCCAAGAAGGCCGTGCAGCCCACCGCGCAGGTCAGCAGTGACGAACTCAAGTTCGGTATCGAAAGCGCGTTTGAACGCCGTGCGGCATTAACCATCGACGAGATCGAAGGCTCCACGCGGGCAATCGTCAATCGTGTCATCGATGGACTGGAAAGCGGCGAGTTCCGTGTTGCCGAGCCGGACGGGCAGGGCGGCTGGACCGTCAACGAGTGGTTGAAGAAGGCAGTGCTGCTGTACTTCCGCGTCAACGAGATGGCCGTGATCGATGCGCAGCCGGCGCCGTTCTGGGACAAGGTGGAGTCGCGCTTTGCCGGCTTCCATGAGGCCGAGTTCCGCCAGGCCGGCGTGCGTGTGGTGCCCGGGGCGGTCGCACGGCGCGGCAGCTATTTCGGCAAGGACGTGGTGCTGATGCCCAGCTTCACCAATATCGGCGCGTATGTCGGCGAAGGCACCATGGTCGATACCTGGGCCACGGTGGGCTCGTGCGCGCAGATCGGCAAGCACTGCCACCTGTCCGGCGGTGCCGGCATCGGTGGCGTGCTCGAACCGCTGCAGGCCAGCCCGACCATCATCGAAGACCATTGTTTCATCGGTGCGCGTTCGGAAGTGGTGGAAGGCGTGGTGATCGGCCATCACAGCGTGATCGGCATGGGCGTGTTCATCAGCCAGAGCACGCGCATCTACAACCGCGCGACCGGCGAGATTTCCTACGGCTACGTGCCGCCGTACAGCGTGGTGGTGTCCGGCCAGCTGCCATCCAAGGATGGCTCGCATTCGCTGTATTGCGCAGTGATCGTCAAGCAGGTGGATGCGCGCACGCGCAGCAAGACCAGCGTGAATGAATTGCTGCGCGGTCTTGCCGATTGA
- a CDS encoding arsenate reductase, which yields MTTVYGLKNCDTCKKATKWLDRFGVAYTFVDYREHTPAPDTLLEWAGKAGGFDALINKSSTTWRQLPDNKKTPGSEAEWKLLLREYPQLIRRPVVLTDDGTLSQGFSDNGFKARFAVG from the coding sequence ATGACCACGGTATATGGATTGAAGAACTGCGATACCTGCAAAAAGGCCACCAAGTGGCTGGATCGCTTTGGCGTTGCCTACACGTTCGTGGATTACCGCGAGCACACGCCCGCACCGGACACCTTGCTGGAATGGGCCGGTAAAGCCGGTGGATTCGATGCCTTGATCAACAAGTCCTCGACCACGTGGCGGCAGTTGCCCGACAACAAGAAAACGCCCGGCTCGGAGGCAGAGTGGAAGCTGCTGCTCCGCGAGTACCCGCAATTGATCCGTCGGCCGGTGGTGCTGACCGACGATGGCACGCTGAGCCAGGGGTTCTCCGACAACGGCTTCAAGGCGCGCTTCGCCGTGGGTTGA